One genomic segment of candidate division WOR-3 bacterium includes these proteins:
- the cysS gene encoding cysteine--tRNA ligase, producing the protein MGLKLYNTLSQRLEEFRPIDDQVRIYSCGLTVQGPPHVGHIRAAITRDILRRWLEFLGYKVKSIENFTDVDDKIIARQYELNSDWRIIAEENIQKYLQICDYLNILKPHHYPRASQHIEEIIELIQRLFDKGLAYEKGGDVYYRVRNFPGYGKLSKKSIDELEVGARIEPTELKEDPLDFALWKSAKPQEPYWVSPWGKGRPGWHIECSAMSMHYLGETFDIHTGGADLIFPHHENEIAQSEGATGKEFVHYWLHNGMVNITGEKMSKSTGRYFLMEDIIKDYSANVIRLFLLKTHYRSPIEFAKERLDEAKSAYARIENFLIRFPKRRNGVKYQALEEFVEALNDDLNTPKALGIIFDLVRKGYETNEPDIAESVRHYLKILGFREEKNRSEDALIPKLIELVLDVRSQLRQNKHYSLADEIRNKMKELGIIIDDQKDQSIYRWEVK; encoded by the coding sequence ATGGGTTTAAAGTTATACAATACCCTCTCCCAGCGACTTGAGGAATTTAGACCAATCGATGATCAGGTGCGGATCTATTCCTGCGGTTTGACGGTCCAGGGGCCACCCCATGTGGGCCATATTCGGGCCGCAATCACCCGTGATATTCTGCGCCGCTGGCTGGAATTCCTCGGCTATAAGGTAAAATCAATTGAGAACTTCACGGATGTGGATGATAAAATCATTGCCCGGCAGTATGAATTGAACTCGGACTGGCGCATAATTGCCGAAGAGAATATCCAAAAATATCTCCAGATTTGCGACTATTTGAATATTCTAAAACCCCATCACTACCCGCGGGCTTCCCAGCATATTGAGGAGATCATTGAATTGATCCAGCGTCTTTTCGATAAAGGATTGGCCTATGAGAAGGGAGGCGATGTCTATTACCGGGTCCGCAATTTCCCAGGCTATGGGAAACTTTCTAAAAAGAGTATTGATGAACTCGAGGTGGGAGCACGGATTGAACCTACCGAATTAAAAGAAGATCCATTAGACTTTGCCTTATGGAAATCTGCAAAACCTCAAGAGCCCTACTGGGTGAGTCCTTGGGGTAAAGGCCGGCCCGGCTGGCATATCGAATGTTCAGCAATGTCCATGCATTATCTGGGCGAGACATTTGATATCCATACCGGAGGTGCGGATTTAATATTTCCACACCATGAGAATGAAATTGCACAGTCTGAAGGTGCCACCGGCAAAGAATTCGTCCATTACTGGCTACACAACGGGATGGTGAACATCACCGGGGAGAAGATGTCAAAGTCAACAGGAAGATATTTTCTGATGGAAGATATTATCAAAGATTATTCCGCAAATGTGATCCGGCTATTTTTATTAAAAACCCATTACCGGAGCCCGATAGAGTTTGCTAAAGAAAGATTAGACGAAGCAAAATCCGCCTATGCGCGGATAGAGAATTTTCTCATCCGCTTCCCCAAGCGACGCAACGGAGTAAAATATCAAGCCCTTGAGGAATTCGTGGAGGCACTTAATGACGATCTGAATACCCCAAAGGCACTGGGGATAATATTCGATTTAGTCCGCAAGGGCTACGAAACCAATGAACCGGACATCGCCGAAAGTGTCCGCCATTATCTTAAGATTTTGGGGTTCCGGGAAGAAAAAAATCGGAGTGAAGATGCATTGATACCCAAGCTTATTGAACTGGTATTGGATGTGAGAAGTCAATTACGCCAGAATAAGCATTATAGTCTAGCTGATGAAATAAGGAATAAGATGAAAGAATTGGGAATAATAATAGACGACCAGAAAGACCAGAGTATCTATAGATGGGAGGTGAAATGA
- a CDS encoding HEAT repeat domain-containing protein, protein MRCETLSKMPVLFLMIISCGVPPKERALTILREGIKDKSEIVQVNAAKALIEVGDKEGYEVIYKILKSESKDARVAALVALYSLKENQFSPLILKLTGDSDPLVKAEAYHLITLSNDTAYYQVLLQGINDRIARIRRYSYQGLGNFRDIKNIVGGLRDPDPLVRIIAAKTLGLLGNKEAKNFIKNEMDYKNPNIEIWSQALLALGELKDTSAIPYIKELFTDTPYELRIAAAEALLLLNDKTGVEVLISALQSPDPFVRTRAVETIEKFPLPDFYEPLKEACRDEYINVSISAINALVKYQKKENLKLFAELLSASNPLVRIAAASAYLRSL, encoded by the coding sequence ATGCGCTGTGAAACTTTATCTAAGATGCCGGTCCTTTTCCTAATGATTATCAGCTGTGGTGTGCCGCCTAAGGAGCGGGCTCTAACCATCTTGAGAGAAGGGATAAAAGATAAATCGGAAATAGTCCAGGTGAATGCGGCAAAAGCCCTGATTGAGGTTGGTGATAAAGAGGGATACGAAGTTATCTATAAAATTTTAAAGAGTGAAAGTAAAGACGCCCGGGTGGCGGCGCTGGTTGCCCTTTATTCTTTAAAAGAAAACCAATTTTCTCCTTTGATACTTAAATTGACCGGTGATTCTGATCCACTGGTGAAAGCTGAGGCCTACCATCTTATCACATTGAGTAATGATACTGCCTATTATCAAGTTCTCCTTCAGGGTATTAACGATCGGATTGCCAGGATTCGGAGATACTCCTACCAGGGATTGGGTAATTTCAGAGATATTAAAAATATTGTGGGTGGACTCAGGGATCCAGATCCCCTGGTCCGGATCATCGCAGCAAAAACCTTAGGATTGTTGGGAAATAAGGAGGCGAAGAATTTTATAAAAAATGAAATGGATTACAAAAATCCAAACATTGAGATCTGGTCCCAGGCACTCCTTGCCCTCGGAGAATTGAAAGATACATCGGCAATTCCATATATCAAAGAATTATTCACTGATACCCCTTATGAATTACGCATCGCCGCAGCCGAGGCCTTGCTTTTGTTGAACGATAAAACAGGTGTTGAAGTTTTGATTTCCGCCCTTCAGTCTCCAGACCCTTTTGTCCGGACACGGGCTGTGGAAACGATCGAAAAATTTCCACTTCCTGATTTCTACGAACCCTTGAAGGAGGCATGCCGGGATGAATATATAAATGTCTCGATCAGCGCAATAAATGCCTTAGTGAAGTATCAAAAAAAAGAGAATTTAAAACTCTTTGCGGAATTGCTTTCCGCCTCAAATCCCTTAGTGAGGATTGCTGCAGCAAGTGCCTATCTCAGGAGTTTGTAA
- a CDS encoding SDR family oxidoreductase, whose product MRLDLSKNVILVTGATGGIGSTIVKFLGAAGATIAIHYHKNRKKALALAREVGNNSKIFYADLSQPEECRNLIKEVLQEYERLDTLVNNAGIYKSSPLDRNIKRWLRDWEETIAINLTSVAVLCREAVKYFQKSGGGRIINIASRAAFRGEDKDHWAYGAAKGGVVTLSRTIAKEYGKDNIKCFVIAPGFVKTRMINGYIKKFGCKRIIESLALNQLTRPEDVAPAVLFLASGFMDHATGCTIDINAGSYLR is encoded by the coding sequence ATGCGGTTAGACTTGAGCAAGAATGTCATTCTTGTCACCGGTGCCACCGGGGGGATTGGTTCAACGATCGTCAAATTTCTCGGCGCCGCCGGCGCTACGATTGCAATCCATTATCACAAAAATAGGAAAAAGGCACTCGCCCTTGCCCGTGAAGTCGGAAACAATTCAAAGATATTTTATGCCGACCTTTCGCAACCCGAAGAGTGCAGGAATTTGATTAAAGAAGTTTTGCAAGAATACGAACGGCTGGATACTTTGGTGAATAATGCCGGAATATATAAATCTTCACCACTCGACCGGAATATCAAAAGATGGTTACGGGACTGGGAAGAGACCATCGCCATTAATCTCACCTCTGTGGCTGTTTTATGCCGGGAAGCTGTGAAATACTTCCAAAAATCTGGTGGGGGTAGAATAATAAATATCGCTTCACGTGCGGCATTTCGTGGTGAGGATAAAGACCACTGGGCTTATGGTGCAGCAAAGGGCGGAGTCGTTACTTTAAGCCGAACGATCGCAAAAGAATACGGCAAAGATAATATCAAGTGTTTTGTCATCGCCCCAGGGTTTGTAAAAACTCGGATGATCAATGGGTATATAAAGAAATTTGGTTGCAAAAGGATAATTGAAAGCCTTGCTTTGAATCAACTAACCCGACCTGAGGATGTAGCACCTGCAGTGCTCTTCCTCGCCAGTGGCTTTATGGATCACGCCACTGGCTGCACTATTGATATCAATGCCGGGAGTTATCTGAGGTAA
- the hisG gene encoding ATP phosphoribosyltransferase, which translates to MKRLKLVIPKGSIFENVVRLFSDAGIQIKTDERIYRPFVNDPEIQIKILRPQNIPDLIEIGAHDAGFTGKDWVVESAAEVIEVLDLKLDPVRIVAAIPEEMDVKVLRRRKIIVASEYERLTKEFLRKEGFEYKFLRTYGATEVFPPEDADMIIDNTATGTTLKEHNLKIYKILMDSTTRFIASRNALNDPWKKNKIEELKMLFQAVLDARERVMLEMNVPKEKFDRIVKILPCMRAPTVAPLYGEKGFAVKVAVRKNEVIKLIPQLKRLGATDILEYEFRKVVV; encoded by the coding sequence TTGAAAAGATTGAAATTGGTCATCCCTAAGGGCAGCATCTTTGAGAATGTGGTGAGGCTCTTCTCTGATGCCGGCATTCAGATAAAAACCGATGAACGGATATATCGACCATTTGTGAATGACCCGGAAATCCAGATAAAAATATTAAGACCCCAAAATATTCCGGACCTGATTGAAATCGGAGCCCACGATGCTGGCTTCACCGGCAAAGATTGGGTGGTAGAATCGGCAGCAGAGGTTATTGAGGTGCTTGACTTAAAATTAGACCCGGTCCGGATTGTTGCAGCAATCCCCGAGGAAATGGATGTGAAGGTGTTACGCCGAAGAAAAATTATCGTCGCCTCCGAGTATGAAAGATTGACAAAAGAATTCCTGAGAAAAGAGGGATTTGAATATAAATTCCTCCGCACCTATGGGGCAACTGAAGTCTTCCCGCCCGAAGATGCTGATATGATCATTGATAATACCGCCACCGGCACGACGTTAAAGGAGCATAATTTAAAGATCTATAAAATACTCATGGATTCCACCACCCGGTTTATTGCATCCCGAAATGCCCTTAATGATCCCTGGAAGAAAAATAAAATTGAAGAATTGAAGATGCTCTTTCAGGCTGTCCTTGATGCGCGGGAACGGGTGATGTTGGAGATGAATGTGCCCAAGGAGAAGTTTGACCGGATTGTAAAAATTCTGCCTTGTATGCGCGCTCCCACTGTGGCGCCGTTATATGGTGAAAAAGGATTCGCAGTGAAAGTGGCAGTGCGGAAGAATGAGGTAATAAAACTCATTCCCCAATTAAAGAGACTCGGGGCAACTGACATATTGGAATACGAATTCCGAAAGGTGGTAGTATGA
- the hisC gene encoding histidinol-phosphate transaminase, giving the protein MINLKKVIIKLPPYEVPQEALIKLNQNESPYDIPEECKKEILEQMERVSWNRYPPEDPTDLIKALADYTQHPPEGIVIGNGSNELILASMLATCNKGDSVTVVRPGFALYPYLAKILQLKLREVRLRKDFSFNIGRLLRNAHQSKVLYLATPNNPTGTTLELEQIANLASVRQCMIVVDEAYYEFHGQTAQRLTLKYPNLLILRTFSKAFGLAGIRLGYLLAHPDVAKQIVKAKLPFSVGTFPILVASCLLHRKNLIDETVRMIISERTFLFEGLKNIPGIKPIPSRANFILFVLQGLSADMVFRRLYEKGILVRKFSHPELKNMLRVTVGRHDENSTFLAELGKIIGGLNA; this is encoded by the coding sequence ATGATCAATCTCAAAAAAGTTATAATTAAGCTCCCCCCTTACGAAGTTCCGCAGGAGGCGTTGATAAAACTAAATCAGAACGAATCGCCTTATGATATACCCGAGGAATGCAAAAAAGAAATACTCGAGCAAATGGAAAGAGTCTCATGGAACCGTTATCCGCCTGAAGATCCCACGGATTTAATAAAGGCACTGGCTGATTATACACAGCATCCTCCAGAAGGGATTGTCATTGGTAACGGGTCTAATGAATTGATCCTTGCCAGTATGCTGGCAACCTGCAATAAGGGTGACAGTGTCACTGTGGTGCGACCAGGTTTTGCCCTCTATCCGTATCTTGCAAAAATTTTGCAGTTGAAATTGCGTGAAGTGCGACTAAGAAAGGATTTTTCATTCAATATTGGTCGGCTGTTGCGAAATGCACACCAGTCCAAGGTCTTATATCTTGCAACTCCCAACAATCCTACAGGAACGACGCTTGAGCTTGAACAAATAGCAAACCTTGCCAGTGTTAGACAGTGTATGATTGTAGTAGATGAAGCCTATTATGAATTCCATGGACAAACCGCTCAGCGTTTAACTCTTAAATACCCTAATCTTTTGATTCTACGAACTTTTTCCAAAGCCTTTGGCCTCGCTGGCATTCGGCTGGGCTATCTCCTTGCCCACCCAGATGTGGCAAAACAGATCGTTAAGGCAAAACTACCTTTTTCGGTTGGCACATTTCCGATTCTGGTCGCGAGTTGCTTATTACACCGGAAAAATTTGATTGATGAAACGGTAAGAATGATAATATCAGAACGTACATTCCTCTTTGAAGGGTTAAAAAATATCCCGGGGATCAAACCGATTCCCTCTCGTGCCAATTTTATCTTGTTCGTACTCCAGGGACTTTCTGCAGATATGGTCTTCCGAAGATTGTATGAAAAAGGAATATTGGTCCGCAAATTCAGTCATCCTGAGTTAAAAAATATGCTCCGGGTTACCGTGGGCAGGCATGATGAAAATAGCACTTTTTTAGCCGAATTAGGCAAAATCATTGGAGGGTTGAATGCGTAA
- the hisB gene encoding imidazoleglycerol-phosphate dehydratase HisB: MRKSQIKRKTRETQIVLKLTIEGKGRYDITSPIGFLTHMLETISQHSGFDIIAQINGNSHVDQHHIVEDTGLCLGLALSEALGNKKGIRRAGFFIHPMDEALALVALDLSGRSFLRFAANFRNKKLGDFEVDTTEDFFAGFVTGCPCSLHIELLSGRSDHHKIEAIFKAFARALKGACTKGNIRAVPSTKGIL; encoded by the coding sequence ATGCGTAAATCCCAAATAAAAAGAAAGACTCGCGAAACCCAAATCGTTCTGAAGTTAACGATCGAGGGCAAAGGTCGGTATGATATCACTTCTCCGATTGGCTTTTTGACGCACATGCTGGAAACGATAAGTCAGCACAGTGGATTTGACATCATAGCCCAGATAAATGGTAATTCACATGTGGACCAACACCATATTGTAGAAGATACCGGCTTGTGTCTGGGGCTTGCCTTGAGCGAAGCACTGGGGAATAAAAAGGGGATCAGGCGTGCAGGCTTCTTTATCCATCCGATGGATGAAGCCTTGGCATTAGTGGCATTGGATCTTTCGGGCAGGAGTTTTTTAAGGTTTGCGGCAAATTTCCGTAATAAAAAGCTTGGCGATTTTGAAGTGGATACCACCGAAGACTTCTTTGCAGGCTTTGTAACCGGTTGTCCCTGTTCTCTCCATATTGAATTGCTCTCGGGAAGGTCTGACCACCATAAGATTGAAGCCATCTTTAAGGCATTCGCCCGGGCACTAAAGGGTGCATGTACAAAAGGAAACATCCGGGCAGTGCCCAGCACAAAGGGGATTTTATGA
- the hisH gene encoding imidazole glycerol phosphate synthase subunit HisH yields MIGIIDYGAGNLHSVKNALEYLGFPTRFIKKPGAIKSADRIILPGVGAFGFAVERLKTSGLFDALNDYLLANRPFLGICLGMQLLFESSEESPGVKGFGILPGRIKRFQNYKIPQIGWNRVKVIRKSNIIDAAREEPFFYFLHSYYVTTHRNESIVGITEYGIAYPSIIASGNIYGVQFHPEKSGEEGLRLLKNWVIRC; encoded by the coding sequence ATGATCGGAATCATTGATTATGGTGCGGGAAATCTGCACTCGGTTAAAAATGCCCTTGAGTATCTCGGATTCCCAACTCGTTTTATCAAAAAGCCTGGTGCTATCAAATCCGCTGATAGAATCATCCTCCCAGGGGTGGGTGCTTTCGGCTTCGCGGTTGAACGATTAAAAACTTCAGGACTCTTTGATGCCCTCAATGATTATCTCCTTGCCAACCGACCATTTCTGGGGATCTGTCTGGGAATGCAATTGTTGTTTGAGTCGAGCGAAGAGTCGCCGGGAGTAAAAGGCTTTGGTATCCTGCCGGGTCGCATCAAAAGATTTCAAAACTATAAAATCCCCCAGATCGGTTGGAACCGGGTTAAAGTGATAAGAAAATCAAATATCATCGATGCTGCCAGAGAAGAGCCTTTCTTCTACTTTCTCCATAGCTATTATGTTACAACTCACCGAAATGAATCGATTGTGGGCATTACTGAATACGGAATAGCGTATCCTTCAATCATCGCCAGCGGGAATATTTATGGAGTCCAGTTTCATCCCGAAAAGAGCGGTGAAGAAGGTTTAAGGCTATTAAAAAACTGGGTGATAAGATGCTGA
- the hisF gene encoding imidazole glycerol phosphate synthase subunit HisF: MLTIRIIPCLDVDKGKVVKGRQFMDLKYAGDPVDLAKYYNDLGADELIFLDVTASVEKRKTMLRVVEKVAKNVFIPFCVGGGIRTVEDMRNLLHAGADKIAICTAALRNPDLIKMGAELFGSQCIVVSIDAKRAKKTWHCFTHGGRIDSGWDAIKWARLCAHLGAGEILLNSIDRDGTQLGYDIELTRSISSQIKIPVIASGGAGNLTQIYQVIKYGKADAVLLASALHYKKLTIQRIKSYLKRKGVSVRW, translated from the coding sequence ATGCTGACCATAAGAATCATTCCCTGTCTCGATGTGGATAAAGGAAAAGTTGTGAAAGGAAGACAATTTATGGATTTAAAATACGCCGGAGATCCTGTAGACCTTGCTAAGTATTACAATGATCTTGGTGCCGATGAGTTAATCTTTCTTGATGTGACCGCCTCGGTTGAAAAGAGAAAAACGATGCTCAGGGTTGTAGAAAAGGTGGCAAAGAATGTATTCATACCATTCTGCGTCGGTGGTGGGATAAGAACTGTGGAGGATATGCGAAATCTACTCCATGCCGGAGCAGATAAGATTGCGATATGCACCGCCGCACTAAGAAACCCTGATTTGATAAAAATGGGCGCAGAATTATTCGGTTCCCAGTGTATCGTCGTTTCCATCGATGCCAAGAGGGCCAAAAAAACCTGGCATTGCTTTACCCATGGCGGCCGGATCGATTCCGGTTGGGACGCCATAAAATGGGCAAGGTTATGCGCACATCTTGGTGCCGGTGAAATTCTATTAAACTCTATAGATCGGGATGGTACCCAATTGGGCTATGATATTGAATTAACAAGGTCGATAAGTTCTCAGATAAAAATCCCGGTGATCGCCTCCGGAGGTGCGGGTAATTTGACCCAGATCTATCAGGTTATAAAATATGGCAAGGCTGATGCCGTGCTTCTCGCCTCGGCACTCCATTACAAAAAACTCACTATCCAGAGGATAAAAAGTTATTTAAAAAGAAAGGGGGTAAGTGTAAGATGGTGA
- the hisI gene encoding phosphoribosyl-AMP cyclohydrolase, whose product MVIPSIDLMGKRVVQLRQGKKKILEYDDPFSLARNFHRYNEIAIIDLDAALGRGENMELIEDLLKIADCRVGGGIRTIMKAKKLIAQGAHKIIIGSQVFKNREINHEFLNELKKEIGPERIVIALDTFKNEIVINGWQKKTGIQLFDVLKELEAYTNEFLCTFVEREGTMEGIDLNSIKELRKRTDKKIVVAGGVATLEEIKILARLEIDVQLGMALYTGKISLTDAFIESLNWKEELIPTITQDTSGAVLMLAYSNRDSLKKTLETNRMWYFSRSRQKLWFKGETSGNIQELIKLRMDCDRDALLAVVRQRGSACHNGDFSCFKTWRYHEQ is encoded by the coding sequence ATGGTGATTCCTTCGATTGATCTGATGGGTAAAAGAGTAGTTCAGTTAAGACAGGGGAAGAAAAAGATCCTTGAGTATGATGACCCTTTCTCCCTTGCGCGTAATTTCCACCGCTATAATGAGATTGCAATTATTGATCTGGATGCTGCCCTGGGAAGGGGAGAGAACATGGAACTCATTGAAGATTTGCTTAAGATTGCGGATTGCCGCGTGGGCGGTGGTATCCGGACGATAATGAAAGCAAAAAAACTTATTGCGCAGGGTGCCCACAAAATCATCATCGGGTCTCAGGTATTCAAAAATAGAGAAATAAATCATGAATTTCTTAATGAACTGAAAAAAGAAATTGGACCGGAACGAATAGTCATTGCCCTTGATACCTTTAAAAATGAAATTGTGATCAATGGGTGGCAAAAGAAAACAGGTATTCAGCTGTTTGATGTCTTAAAAGAATTGGAGGCATACACAAACGAATTCCTCTGTACTTTTGTAGAACGGGAAGGAACAATGGAAGGTATTGACCTGAACTCGATAAAAGAGCTGCGAAAAAGAACGGATAAAAAGATTGTGGTCGCGGGTGGTGTGGCGACGCTTGAGGAGATAAAGATCCTTGCCCGCCTGGAGATTGATGTGCAATTGGGCATGGCACTCTATACCGGTAAAATCTCCCTGACCGATGCCTTTATTGAATCATTGAATTGGAAAGAAGAACTCATACCCACCATTACTCAGGATACATCAGGGGCTGTTCTGATGCTCGCTTATTCCAATCGGGATTCCTTAAAAAAGACATTGGAGACGAATCGAATGTGGTATTTTTCAAGAAGCCGGCAGAAATTGTGGTTTAAGGGCGAAACCTCAGGGAATATCCAAGAATTGATTAAACTGAGGATGGACTGCGACCGGGATGCGCTGCTTGCTGTGGTCCGGCAACGAGGTTCTGCCTGTCATAACGGTGATTTTTCTTGTTTTAAAACCTGGAGGTATCATGAACAATAA
- the trpD gene encoding anthranilate phosphoribosyltransferase: protein MNNKGDTKISEALKKVVENVSLSSDEAYAVALEIMDGDATPAQLGALITALRMKGETVEEITGFCQALRARMVVLECPIERLIDTCGTGGDATRTFNISTTAAFIAAGAGCFVAKHGNRSVSSLCGSADLFTSLALDPEMEYHLIKRCIEKIGIGFLYAPKFHPAMKNVAQTRREIGIRTIFNILGPLCNPAQVKYQVIGVCKKELLDKIAKVLVNLGTKHALVVHGQDGMDELTLTTGSYVWEVVDQQIVTYEVNPEDFGLKKCSLDELQVKNLQDNRDAFLEVLNGASGPKTDIAILNAAAAIYVAGKSKTLKEGVAIAREVVYSGAAWDKFNELRTFIDGYVKKDS from the coding sequence ATGAACAATAAAGGAGACACAAAAATATCTGAGGCGCTGAAAAAGGTGGTTGAGAATGTATCACTAAGCAGTGATGAGGCTTATGCGGTCGCTCTTGAAATCATGGATGGAGATGCTACACCGGCTCAACTTGGCGCCCTCATCACTGCCTTGAGGATGAAAGGCGAAACCGTAGAAGAAATCACGGGTTTCTGCCAGGCACTTCGCGCCAGGATGGTGGTATTAGAATGTCCAATTGAAAGACTGATTGATACCTGTGGAACGGGTGGCGACGCCACCCGGACATTCAACATCTCCACGACTGCAGCATTTATCGCGGCTGGTGCAGGCTGTTTTGTGGCAAAACATGGTAACCGTTCGGTCTCCAGCCTTTGTGGGAGTGCGGATTTGTTTACATCTTTAGCATTGGACCCAGAGATGGAATACCATCTTATCAAGAGATGCATTGAAAAAATTGGGATTGGTTTTCTTTACGCCCCGAAATTCCATCCGGCGATGAAGAATGTCGCTCAAACGAGACGCGAAATCGGTATCCGAACGATATTCAACATTCTCGGTCCACTCTGCAATCCCGCCCAAGTCAAATACCAGGTGATCGGCGTTTGTAAAAAAGAATTGCTTGATAAGATTGCCAAGGTCCTGGTAAATCTCGGGACCAAACATGCCCTTGTGGTTCATGGACAAGACGGAATGGATGAATTAACACTCACCACCGGCAGTTATGTATGGGAAGTAGTGGACCAGCAGATTGTGACCTATGAAGTCAACCCTGAAGACTTTGGCCTCAAAAAATGCTCGCTGGATGAGCTGCAGGTAAAAAATCTTCAGGATAATCGGGATGCCTTCTTAGAAGTTTTAAATGGTGCCTCTGGACCCAAGACCGATATTGCAATACTGAATGCCGCTGCTGCAATCTATGTTGCTGGAAAGTCAAAAACATTAAAAGAAGGTGTGGCCATAGCCCGGGAAGTTGTATATTCCGGGGCTGCATGGGATAAATTCAATGAATTAAGGACGTTTATCGATGGATATGTTAAGAAAGATAGTTGA
- the trpC gene encoding indole-3-glycerol phosphate synthase TrpC, which yields MLRKIVDHTKETIALRKRVKPITELTITNSEHPQDFKIIFKEDTIALIAEIKKASPSHGIIKRDLDPVQLGLIYETSGAEAISVVTNEAFFGGKCEYITELKKVSKLPLLRKDFILDEYQIYESRAAGADGVLLIARILDEQELKRMVKLVKKLGMTPIVEVHSREDIHKALATETEIIGINNRNLDNFQVDIAISLFLKPYIPSGYYILSESGIKNKEEVKKLQEAGFDGILVGTAILMANDIKKKIAELKWRD from the coding sequence ATGTTAAGAAAGATAGTTGATCATACTAAAGAGACAATAGCCCTGCGGAAGCGGGTTAAACCCATAACAGAATTGACGATCACCAATTCTGAACATCCGCAGGACTTCAAAATTATCTTTAAAGAAGATACCATTGCCCTGATTGCCGAGATTAAAAAGGCATCGCCTTCACACGGAATCATCAAAAGAGATTTAGACCCGGTGCAACTCGGATTGATATACGAAACGTCAGGAGCCGAGGCGATATCAGTGGTAACCAATGAAGCATTCTTTGGGGGAAAGTGTGAATACATCACCGAATTGAAAAAGGTGTCAAAACTACCCTTGCTGCGCAAGGACTTTATTCTGGATGAGTATCAAATTTATGAAAGCCGTGCTGCAGGTGCGGATGGAGTGCTACTTATCGCCCGCATCCTCGATGAGCAAGAACTAAAAAGAATGGTAAAACTTGTCAAAAAATTGGGCATGACCCCCATTGTAGAAGTCCATAGTCGGGAAGACATTCATAAGGCATTAGCCACCGAGACGGAGATAATCGGCATCAATAATCGGAATCTGGATAATTTTCAAGTCGATATTGCTATATCGCTCTTCTTGAAACCCTACATCCCATCTGGATATTACATTTTAAGTGAGAGCGGGATAAAAAATAAAGAAGAGGTAAAGAAATTACAGGAGGCAGGTTTTGATGGTATCCTTGTGGGCACAGCAATTTTGATGGCTAACGATATCAAGAAAAAAATTGCGGAGTTAAAATGGAGAGATTGA